A window of Mucilaginibacter robiniae genomic DNA:
TAATGATGATAGAGGATGTCTTGTATTTCTTCTGCATCTCCAATATCAGCTCGCTAATCTCACGTGAGGTGATAGGATCCAGTCCGGTTGTAGGCTCATCATACAGCATAATTTCCGGCTTTACAATCAACGTACGGGCCAGTCCTACCCTTTTGCGCATACCACCTGATAAATCCGAAGGCATTTTATCTACGGCTTCCGGCAGACCAATGCCTTCCAGCATTTCCTGTACCCGTTGGTCAAGTTCGCTCTGATCTTTGATTTTCAATACGCGAGTTAAAGCAAATTCTAGGTTTTCTTTAACCGTCATGGAATCATATAAGGCACCGCTTTGGAATAGAAAACCTATGCGCGTACGTAATTCTTTCAGCTGTTGATTATTTAACTGCGGTACATCTTCGCCAAATACTTTAACCGTACCTTCATCGGGTGTAAGCAAGCCTACAATGCACTGTATGGTTACGGATTTACCCTGGCCAGATCGGCCCAGTACAATCAGGTTTTCACCTTTTTTTAAAGTCAGGTTTATATTTTTAAGTACTTCTTTTGAGCCGAATGCTTTTTTCAATCCTTTTATATCTACCACTACTTCATCCTGTATGGTAGATTCCTGATTAAGCTGCGATACTTTTTCTTCTTCCATATCAATAATATAAAAGACTGGTAATCTGCACTACAATCATATCAATAA
This region includes:
- a CDS encoding ABC transporter ATP-binding protein codes for the protein MEEEKVSQLNQESTIQDEVVVDIKGLKKAFGSKEVLKNINLTLKKGENLIVLGRSGQGKSVTIQCIVGLLTPDEGTVKVFGEDVPQLNNQQLKELRTRIGFLFQSGALYDSMTVKENLEFALTRVLKIKDQSELDQRVQEMLEGIGLPEAVDKMPSDLSGGMRKRVGLARTLIVKPEIMLYDEPTTGLDPITSREISELILEMQKKYKTSSIIITHDMECARITADRVVVMKDGEYIAEGTFEELQHSEDEFVKSFFLDTI